The following are encoded together in the Neofelis nebulosa isolate mNeoNeb1 chromosome 9, mNeoNeb1.pri, whole genome shotgun sequence genome:
- the MMP9 gene encoding matrix metalloproteinase-9 gives MSPRQPLVLALLVLGCCTAAPRPGKPTVVVFPGDVRTNLTDRQLAEEYLYRYGYTHVAEISNDQQSLSRGLRLLQRRLALPETGELDRTTLEAIRTPRCGVPDLGKFQTFEGDLKWHHHNITYWIQNYSEDLPRDVIDDAFARAFAAWSAVTPLTFTRVYGFEADIVIQFGVREHGDGYPFDGKHGLLAHAFPPGPGIQGDAHFDDEELWSLGKGVVVPTYFGNAGGAACHFPFTFEGRSYSACTTDGRSDDMLWCSTTADYDTDRRFGFCPSERLYTWDGNGEGKPCVFPFTFEGRSYSACTTEGRSDGYRWCATTANYDQDKLYGFCPTRADSTVTGGNSAGELCVFPFIFLGKEYSTCTREGRGDGHLWCATTSNFDRDKKWGFCPDQGYSLFLVAAHEFGHALGLDHSSVPEALMYPMYSFTEGPPLHEDDVKGIQHLYGPRPEPEPRPPTTTTPESQPTVCTTGPPTTRPPERPTAGPTGPPSAGPTGPPTAGPSEAPTVSLDPAEDVCNVNIFDAVAEIGNLLHFFKDGKYWQFSENPGRRVRGPFLITSKWPALPRKLDSAFEDPLSKKTFFFSGRQVWVYTGASVLGPRRLDKLGLDPEVAQITGALPRSGGKVLLFSRQRFWRFDVKTQTVDPKSAGQVEQMFPGVPLNTHDIFQYQEKAYFCQDRFYWRVSSRNEVNQVDQVGYVTFDLLQCPED, from the exons ATGagccccaggcagcccctggTCCTGGCGCTCCTGGTGCTGGGCTGCTGCACCGCCGCTCCCAGACCAGGCAAGCCCACCGTTGTGGTCTTCCCAGGAGACGTGCGAACTAATCTCACTGACAGGCAGCTGGCAGAG GAATATCTGTATCGCTATGGCTATACTCATGTGGCAGAGATAAGCAACGACCAGCAGTCCTTGAGTCGGGGACTGCGGCTTCTCCAGAGGCGCCTGGCTCTGCCTGAGACTGGCGAACTGGACAGAACCACCCTGGAGGCCATACGAACCCCGCGCTGCGGCGTCCCAGACCTGGGCAAATTCCAGACCTTTGAGGGCGACCTCAAGTGGCATCACCACAACATCACGTACTG GATCCAAAACTACTCGGAAGACTTGCCGCGCGACGTGATCGACGACGCCTTTGCCCGCGCCTTCGCGGCCTGGAGCGCAGTGACGCCGCTCACCTTCACGCGCGTGTACGGCTTCGAGGCAGACATCGTCATCCAGTTTGGTGTCAGGG AGCACGGAGATGGGTACCCCTTCGATGGGAAACACGGGCTCCTGGCACACGCCTTTCCTCCCGGCCCAGGCATTCAGGGAGACGCCCACTTCGACGATGAGGAATTGTGGTCTCTGGGCAAGGGCGTAG TGGTTCCCACCTACTTCGGAAACGCAGGTGGCGCCGCCTGCCACTTCCCTTTCACCTTCGAGGGCCGCTCCTACTCGGCCTGCACCACGGACGGCCGCTCCGACGACATGCTCTGGTGCAGCACCACCGCCGACTACGACACCGACCGCCGGTTCGGCTTCTGCCCCAGCGAGA GACTCTACACCTGGGACGGCAATGGAGAAGGCAAGCCCTGCGTGTTTCCGTTCACCTTCGAGGGCCGCTCCTACTCCGCCTGCACCACCGAGGGTCGCTCAGACGGCTACCGCTGGTGCGCCACTACGGCCAACTACGACCAGGACAAGCTCTATGGGTTCTGCCCAACCCGAG CTGACTCTACAGTGACCGGTGGCAACTCCGCTGGGGAGCTGTGTGTCTTTCCCTTCATCTTCCTGGGCAAGGAGTACTCAACATGCACCAGGGAGGGCCGCGGAGATGGGCACCTCTGGTGCGCCACCACCTCGAACTTCGACAGAGACAAGAAGTGGGGCTTCTGCCCGGACCAAG GATACAGCTTGTTCCTTGTGGCAGCCCATGAATTCGGCCATGCTCTGGGTTTAGATCACTCATCGGTGCCAGAGGCACTCATGTACCCCATGTACAGCTTCACGGAGGGCCCCCCCCTGCATGAGGACGACGTGAAAGGCATCCAGCATCTGTACG GTCCTCGCCCTGAACCTGAACCACGGCCTCCAACCACCACCACACCTGAATCCCAGCCCACGGTCTGCACTACGGGGCctcccaccacccgccccccagAGCGCCCCACTGCTGGCCCCACAGGCCCCCCTTCAGCTGGCCCCACGGGTCCGCCCACTGCTGGCCCTTCTGAGGCCCCTACAGTCTCTTTGGATCCAGCAGAAGATGTATGCAACGTGAACATTTTCGACGCTGTTGCGGAGATCGGGAATCTTCTGCATTTCTTCAAGGATGG GAAGTACTGGCAGTTCTCTGAGAACCCAGGACGCCGGGTGCGGGGCCCCTTCCTTATCACCAGCAAGTGGCCTGCGTTGCCCCGCAAGCTGGACTCCGCCTTTGAGGACCCGCTGAGCAAGAAGACTTTCTTCTTCTCTG GGCGCCAGGTGTGGGTGTACACAGGCGCGTCGGTGCTCGGCCCAAGGCGTCTGGACAAGCTGGGCCTAGACCCGGAGGTGGCCCAAATCACTGGGGCCCTCCCGCGCAGCGGGGGTAAGGTGCTGCTCTTCAGCAGGCAGCGCTTCTGGAG GTTCGACGTGAAGACGCAGACCGTGGATCCCAAGAGCGCCGGCCAGGTGGAGCAGATGTTCCCCGGCGTGCCCTTGAACACGCACGACATCTTTCAGTACCAAG AGAAAGCTTACTTCTGCCAGGACCGCTTCTATTGGCGTGTGAGCTCTCGGAACGAGGTGAACCAGGTGGACCAAGTGGGCTACGTGACCTTTGACCTCCTGCAGTGCCCCGAGGATTAG